The genomic segment GGCCGCCGCGACCTTGGCGAAACCGTAGCCGGGCAGATCGACGAAATAGAAGCTCTCGTCGATTTCGAAAAAATTGACCTGGCGGGTTTTTCCCGGCTGCTGGCTGACCTTGGCCAGCTTGCGAATGCCCAGCATGGCGTTGATGAGGGTGCTCTTGCCGACGTTGCTACGGCCGGCGATGGCGATCTCGGGCCGGTCGGCGGGCGGATAGTCGCGCGGCGAAACGGCGCTGACCAGGAACCGGGCGCGGTGGCCGGCCATGGCTTATCCCGTCGCGTAGGCGTGCAATCCCGACAGCAGCAGGTTCACGCCCAGGTAGGTGAAGATCACCGAGAGAAAGCCGACGATCGCGATCAGGTTGCTGCGACGGCCCGTCCAGCCCGCCGTCAGCCGCGTATGCAGATAAAGCAGGTAGATGATCCAGGTCACGAGGCTGGCGGTTTCCTTCGGATCCCAGCCCCAGGGGCGGCCCCAGGCTTTGTTGGCCCAGATGGCGCCGGTGACGATGACCAGGGTCATGAGCGGAAAGCCGACCATGACCGATTTGTAGCCCAGCCGATCGAGGGTTTCGGCGGACGGCAGGGCGGCCATGAGTTCGGCGTTGCGCCATTGGAAAATCAGCACCAGCAGGCAGCCCAGCCAGCCCAGCACCAGCAGCGCCAGCGCATAGGGATTGGCGGCCAGGCGGGTGTCGGGCATGCCGTGCGCCTTGACGAACAGCCAGACCAGGCCGGCGGTCAGTAAAACGAAGGTCGCCAGCAGCGCACGCGTCGGCAGGATCAGGTCGGCGCGCTGCTTGGAAGGGACGGCGGCGATCACCGTCAACACGGCCAGGATAAGCGCCGCCAGCAGCAGCGGCCCCGCGCCGGGCACCACCACCTGCGAAAACTGCCCTTCGGCGCCGCCCGGCAACGGCTCCTTGATCCAGGTGTCGTTCATCATCACGGTTTTATCCATCGGGAATGCCGCGCCGCCGATCACCGCGCCCTTCGACGCGCCCAGCACGGCGAACACGACGAAGCCGGCGGCCACGACGATAAACCAGTTCATTCGCACCTTGTCTTTCAGCAAAAAAAGCACCGAGAAAACGAACGCCGTCAGAAAAGCCGCGTAACCGATGCTGGCCACCGCGACGTGCAAATGCAGCCACACCGATTGCAGCGCCGGCACCAGCGGTTCGATCTCTTTGTTGGGCGACAGGCTGGCGATGCCCATGGCGATGCCGGCCAGCGGCATGACGAAGGCGCCGGCGATCCGCACCTGGTAGCGGAACTCGACGAACAGGTAAACGACCACGATGCCCCAGACGAAGAACACGAGGGATTCGTACATGTTGGTGAACGGCGGATGAGCCCACCCCGCCGCGATCCAGCGCAGGATCAGGGCCGCCGTCAGCGCGATGGCCGCGACCAACCCGAAGAGCCGCCCGGTTTTCCAGACGCCGTCCCGCCGCCCGCCCAGGTAAATCAGATAGCAGACGGTCGTCACGATGAACGCCACGAAGGACAGGTCGAACAGCGAGGCGCTGCCGGCGTCGGCACGGCCGCTGAAAAAACCCGCGATCATTTCGCGAAACAAGTCGATCATTCGTCAACCCTTTGCGATTTTTTCGGCCGTCTTTTCCAGCCATTCCCGCATGGCTTCGCGATGGCGCGTGGCCGTCCCGGCCACGGTGACGGATTTCCCCTCCACGCGCGCCCAGACCCGCTTATGGGAGGTGTACATGGTAAGCAACAACCCCACGAAGAACAGTCCGAACCCGGCCCAGAGCAGGCCCGCGCTGGGATCGGCGGTGACCAGCAGGCCGGTATAGTAACCTTGCTTCGCCCCGGCGAACGCCAGTGTGTACGGCCCGACCGGAAGCGGCGGCGCGTTTTGGGCCAACCAGGCCTCGGCCTCCCGGCCGCCGGATTGCAGGACGACATGTACTTCCGTCGCCCCTTCGGCGTTCTTGCGGGCGTCGTCGACGACCAACCCGTCGCGCTTTCCGGGCAACGACTGGATTTGCTGGAAAACGACCGGCAGGGTCGTATCCAGGCCTTCGCCCTTCAATTGGATCAGCGGAAATTCCTGCCGTCCGTAGCTGGCCTGGAAAAAGCGATAGAGCCCCTGGCGCAGGGGATCGTTGACGACGATCGATTTTTCCCGCAGCTTCCGGCCGTCCTGCCACAGGCTGAGCCAACTGCGGAACTCCTTGGGCCGTTTCGATCCGGCGTAGAATTCGACGGTGAACTGGTCGCAGCGCACATCGAAAGGCAAGCGCATCAGGTCGCCGTTTTTAGTCAGGAAGACATTTTGGCTGCCGCCCTCGGGCAGCATCATCTGCCCTTCGATGCCGGCGAACAATTTGACCAGCGCGCCGGCGACGACCAGCAGAATGCTGAAATGGACCACGACGATCGCATAGCGCAGCCACGGCGAATTTTGCGCGAAGAGATGGATGGCGCCGTTTTTCTCGGTCTGTCGGACCGTGCCGACCGGCCGCATCAGCGCGGTGAGCTGTTCGACCGATAACGGGCTGTCGGCGATCCGTTTGACGAAGGAGGCGCCGGATTCGCGTTCCTTGTCGAGGGTCGGCTCAGCGTTGGCCAGGAGCCGCCGGGTGCGGCGGATATAGGCGATGGTGCAGGCGGTGAGGTTCAGAATCAGGAGAATGACCAGAAACAGGAACCAGACGCTGTGAAAAACGTCGGTCAGGCCGAGCAGATGGTAGATCCGCCAAGCGGGATCGTGCAATTTTTCGATTAAAACCTCCCGGGGCATGGTGACGTCCAGTTGCGGGAAAACGGTCCCGCACAGCGTCGCCAATCCCAGGGTGATGAGCGTATAGACCGTGACCCGCAGGGAGGCCAGCCAGTCGATCGCATCCTGGAGAAGACCGGTTTTTTTCTGGTTGCCGTCGCCCATGAACGCCATCCGTGAAAAGGGTGCTAGTTGGCTAGCATGACCCGGCTTCCAGTGTCAAGTTCGCGCCACGTTGATACCCGGGAGCAATAGGGTGGAAATCCCGAAAATTCAGGCGCTTGACATTCCTCTTCCCGCTCGTTCATTCTTAACTTCGGGGTCGGCAAAACCGAAACGCCGGGCACGGTGTATTCGGTTTGGAAAGCATGTATTTGCGACAAAAAATCACACTCGCGATTCTGCTGGTTTTGACGGTCGGGGCCATCGTGCTGGTTTGGGCCGACGGCGACGCGGTCGTGTCTCGTTTTGGCTACCAAAGAACGGGTACTTTCGGCCGCGATACCAATCACGACGGCAAGACCGATCTGATCGAAAACTGGCAATCCGGCGTGCTGATGAACATGGAAAGAGACACCAACGAAGACGGGAAGATGGATGCGGTGACCTATTTCAAAAACGGGGATCCGGTCCGGCTGGAATACGACCTGGATTACGACGGTGAAACCGATTACCACTCGGTCACCGATGACCACGGGCAAGAACGAATCGAAGTTTTGCGCAACGGCGTTTTCGTGGAACAACCGACCGCGCCGCCGGCAGCGGAAACGGGGCAATGATCCGTTCCGCCGATCCGGCCGGCGGGGAGGAAATGGCGGATGAGTGAGGAGAACACCGAAAAGCGGTCCGCGCCCGAAGCCCCGGTCGGCGATTGGGAACTGGAAACCGACATCAAGCACCTGAAGCGGTCCAGCAATTTTCTGGCCGTGCTCGGCCTGCTGATCATTGTATTGTTCATCGGCCTGCTGGGCATGAAAATCCGGCAATCCATCGGCGAAGGCAACAAGGTTTCCATTCCCAAGTTTCTCGATGTCGGCACCGTTTCGGTCGAAACCGCCACCGTTTTCGAGCAGCCGCTGCCCACCGCCGGGCACATCGGCGAACTGCAACGGGAAGACGCCGTATTCATCATCGAGGAC from the Myxococcales bacterium genome contains:
- a CDS encoding cytochrome c biogenesis protein ResB — encoded protein: MGDGNQKKTGLLQDAIDWLASLRVTVYTLITLGLATLCGTVFPQLDVTMPREVLIEKLHDPAWRIYHLLGLTDVFHSVWFLFLVILLILNLTACTIAYIRRTRRLLANAEPTLDKERESGASFVKRIADSPLSVEQLTALMRPVGTVRQTEKNGAIHLFAQNSPWLRYAIVVVHFSILLVVAGALVKLFAGIEGQMMLPEGGSQNVFLTKNGDLMRLPFDVRCDQFTVEFYAGSKRPKEFRSWLSLWQDGRKLREKSIVVNDPLRQGLYRFFQASYGRQEFPLIQLKGEGLDTTLPVVFQQIQSLPGKRDGLVVDDARKNAEGATEVHVVLQSGGREAEAWLAQNAPPLPVGPYTLAFAGAKQGYYTGLLVTADPSAGLLWAGFGLFFVGLLLTMYTSHKRVWARVEGKSVTVAGTATRHREAMREWLEKTAEKIAKG
- the ccsA gene encoding cytochrome c biogenesis protein CcsA produces the protein MIDLFREMIAGFFSGRADAGSASLFDLSFVAFIVTTVCYLIYLGGRRDGVWKTGRLFGLVAAIALTAALILRWIAAGWAHPPFTNMYESLVFFVWGIVVVYLFVEFRYQVRIAGAFVMPLAGIAMGIASLSPNKEIEPLVPALQSVWLHLHVAVASIGYAAFLTAFVFSVLFLLKDKVRMNWFIVVAAGFVVFAVLGASKGAVIGGAAFPMDKTVMMNDTWIKEPLPGGAEGQFSQVVVPGAGPLLLAALILAVLTVIAAVPSKQRADLILPTRALLATFVLLTAGLVWLFVKAHGMPDTRLAANPYALALLVLGWLGCLLVLIFQWRNAELMAALPSAETLDRLGYKSVMVGFPLMTLVIVTGAIWANKAWGRPWGWDPKETASLVTWIIYLLYLHTRLTAGWTGRRSNLIAIVGFLSVIFTYLGVNLLLSGLHAYATG